In Kaistella faecalis, a genomic segment contains:
- the hisF gene encoding imidazole glycerol phosphate synthase subunit HisF has product MLKKRIIPCLDIKNGRTVKGINFLDIRDAGDPVELAKRYVDEGADELVFLDITATLENRKTLKELVTKIASEINIPFTVGGGINTLEDAKEIIDSGADKISLNSAAILRPELISEIALEYGNQCVVLAIDTKFIKNEWIVFRSGGTIITDLKATEWAQKGAELGAGEILLTSMNNDGTKNGFALDISKSVSEAVTIPVIASGGAGTMEHFAEVFNQTKATGALAASVFHFGQIPIPDLKQYLKTQNISVRL; this is encoded by the coding sequence ATGCTGAAGAAAAGAATTATTCCGTGCTTGGACATTAAAAACGGCAGGACTGTAAAAGGAATCAATTTTCTGGACATCAGAGATGCCGGCGATCCTGTGGAACTCGCCAAAAGGTACGTGGATGAAGGTGCCGACGAACTGGTATTTCTAGATATTACTGCAACACTTGAAAACAGAAAAACACTTAAGGAACTCGTAACCAAAATTGCTTCCGAAATTAATATTCCGTTTACGGTTGGCGGCGGGATCAATACACTGGAAGACGCGAAAGAGATTATCGATTCCGGGGCGGATAAAATAAGTCTCAATTCTGCGGCAATTCTTCGGCCGGAGCTGATTTCTGAGATCGCTCTTGAATATGGAAACCAGTGTGTTGTGCTGGCGATTGATACCAAATTCATCAAAAATGAATGGATCGTTTTCCGCAGCGGCGGAACCATTATTACTGATTTAAAAGCCACGGAATGGGCACAAAAAGGCGCCGAACTTGGAGCGGGAGAAATCCTTCTGACTTCCATGAATAACGACGGAACAAAAAACGGTTTCGCCCTCGATATCAGTAAATCGGTTTCTGAAGCCGTTACCATTCCGGTGATTGCGTCAGGAGGCGCGGGAACAATGGAGCATTTTGCTGAGGTTTTTAACCAGACAAAAGCAACCGGCGCTTTGGCTGCAAGTGTTTTTCATTTCGGGCAAATCCCAATTCCTGACCTTAAGCAATATTTAAAAACCCAAAATATCTCCGTGCGACTATGA
- a CDS encoding SulP family inorganic anion transporter: MKAVLNLFDFSQKVNYRTEILAGLTVAMTMIPESLSFAILAGFPPLVGLYGAFIMGLVTAVFGGRPGLISGGAGATVIVLIALMKSHGLEYVFGAIALAGVLQIGVGLLKLGKFIRLVPQPVMFGFVNGLAIVIFMSQLEQFKMTVNGNTEWLTGTPFLIMAVLVALTISIVLLLPKLTKKIPASLVAIAVVFAIVMIFNIDTKQVEDIASVSGSLPPFHIPNIPLNLETLKVIFPYAMIMAAVGLTEGLLTLNLVDEITGTKGNSNRECVAQGSANILNGFFFGMGGCPMIAQTLVNLSAGSRARLSGIVAALTILVIILVGAPVIGKLPMAALTGVMIMVAIGTFEWTSLKIFKRMPKSDIFVMVVVTMITVFLHNLALAVLIGVMISALVFAWDNAKRIRARKHVDENGVKHYEIYGPLFFGSVTAFAEKFDVKNDPQQIIIDFAESRVVDMSAIEALNSITSRYHKAGKTVRLQHLSPDCRTLLKNAEAIIDVNILEDPLYLVTEKA; encoded by the coding sequence ATGAAAGCTGTTCTGAACCTGTTCGATTTCTCCCAGAAAGTAAACTACCGTACCGAAATTCTGGCCGGTCTTACCGTCGCAATGACGATGATTCCCGAGTCACTTTCATTCGCCATTTTAGCTGGTTTTCCGCCATTGGTTGGATTGTACGGGGCTTTCATTATGGGGCTTGTGACCGCGGTTTTCGGAGGAAGACCCGGACTGATTTCCGGCGGTGCAGGAGCAACAGTTATCGTTCTCATCGCCTTAATGAAATCACACGGGTTGGAATATGTTTTCGGCGCCATCGCATTAGCCGGTGTGCTGCAGATTGGCGTTGGATTATTGAAACTCGGGAAATTTATAAGACTGGTGCCACAACCTGTAATGTTCGGCTTTGTGAACGGACTTGCGATTGTGATCTTTATGTCTCAGCTCGAGCAGTTTAAAATGACCGTCAACGGAAACACTGAGTGGCTCACCGGAACACCGTTTCTGATCATGGCAGTTTTAGTTGCGCTCACCATTTCCATTGTCCTGCTGCTGCCGAAACTCACCAAAAAAATCCCGGCATCCCTCGTCGCGATTGCAGTTGTTTTCGCCATCGTCATGATCTTTAATATCGATACCAAACAGGTGGAAGATATTGCCTCGGTAAGCGGAAGTCTTCCGCCTTTTCATATTCCAAACATTCCACTGAACCTCGAAACACTGAAAGTCATCTTTCCATATGCCATGATTATGGCGGCCGTAGGTTTAACGGAAGGACTTTTAACGCTGAATCTCGTGGATGAAATCACCGGAACAAAAGGCAATTCTAACCGCGAATGCGTGGCTCAGGGAAGTGCCAATATTTTAAATGGCTTTTTCTTCGGCATGGGCGGCTGTCCGATGATCGCGCAGACTTTGGTAAACCTCTCGGCCGGTTCACGCGCAAGACTTTCAGGAATTGTGGCGGCTCTAACCATTTTGGTTATCATTTTAGTTGGCGCACCCGTTATCGGAAAACTTCCGATGGCGGCCTTAACCGGCGTTATGATTATGGTCGCCATTGGTACTTTCGAATGGACAAGCCTGAAAATCTTTAAGCGGATGCCAAAATCGGATATATTTGTAATGGTTGTGGTAACAATGATTACCGTATTCCTCCATAATCTTGCATTGGCTGTGTTGATTGGGGTGATGATCTCCGCGCTGGTTTTTGCCTGGGACAATGCCAAAAGAATTCGCGCCCGAAAGCATGTTGATGAAAATGGCGTGAAACATTATGAAATCTACGGACCGTTATTTTTCGGCTCGGTAACGGCTTTTGCAGAAAAGTTTGATGTGAAAAATGATCCCCAGCAAATCATTATTGACTTTGCGGAAAGCCGTGTAGTAGATATGTCAGCTATCGAGGCGTTGAACTCCATTACGAGCCGTTATCACAAAGCCGGAAAAACGGTAAGACTCCAGCATTTAAGTCCGGATTGCCGAACCCTTCTTAAGAATGCCGAAGCCATTATTGATGTCAATATTCTGGAGGATCCGCTGTATCTGGTAACAGAAAAAGCTTAA
- a CDS encoding DUF892 family protein produces the protein MENPLQNDGNNLNRPPSNSRKTLRLFFSETLRELYFCETIISSEFGKIKQKIESQKLESILQNHFMIHLRHKERLEKIFQMQNESLKSKECAAIIALLNEANEHFTIFSDDNVNWEIALILTSRKLAHYKIAAYGAAAHLAINLNDHAAATLLAIDVQEEEEFIEKYLNDLTYEFLKPYRP, from the coding sequence ATGGAAAATCCACTTCAAAATGACGGCAATAACCTTAACCGTCCTCCTTCAAACTCCAGGAAAACATTGCGCTTATTCTTTTCTGAAACGCTCAGAGAATTATATTTCTGCGAAACCATTATTTCGAGTGAATTTGGTAAAATAAAGCAGAAAATAGAATCACAAAAGCTGGAATCCATTTTGCAGAATCATTTCATGATCCATCTGAGACACAAAGAAAGGCTCGAAAAAATTTTTCAGATGCAGAATGAATCGCTTAAATCGAAGGAATGTGCCGCTATTATTGCGTTGCTGAATGAGGCCAATGAACATTTCACCATATTTTCAGATGATAATGTAAACTGGGAGATCGCCCTCATCCTTACTTCCAGAAAACTGGCCCATTACAAAATCGCTGCCTACGGTGCCGCTGCACACTTGGCAATAAATTTAAATGACCATGCTGCCGCAACCCTCCTCGCGATTGATGTGCAGGAAGAAGAGGAATTTATTGAAAAGTATTTAAATGACCTCACTTACGAATTCCTGAAACCATACCGTCCATAA
- a CDS encoding alpha/beta hydrolase-fold protein produces MKTMHYLALFFLIFLSSCASNVQQSDPVPVHDSFILDSKLLGEKRIINVWKPSEYPSTNSSFPVLYMADGGIKEDFPHLANTVAKLIKEKRIRPVILVGIENTQRRRDLTGFTSVEEDKKIAAVVGGSATFRDFIKEELFPEINGKYRTTQEKSIIGESLAGLFIMETFFTSPEMFDNYIAIDPSLWWNNHYLTSAAKDYLTEFPAGSQQKLWFASSKEQSTSEFTQQISQTLNSANLPNLKWNYSPAPTEEHSTIFRAVKEKALIWSLNGN; encoded by the coding sequence ATGAAAACAATGCATTATCTGGCATTATTCTTCCTTATTTTTCTTAGTAGCTGCGCAAGTAATGTTCAGCAATCCGATCCGGTTCCGGTGCATGACTCTTTTATACTGGATTCCAAACTGTTGGGTGAAAAAAGAATTATTAATGTCTGGAAACCATCAGAATACCCGTCCACAAATTCCTCTTTTCCGGTTCTCTATATGGCTGACGGAGGAATTAAGGAAGATTTTCCTCATCTTGCCAATACCGTTGCAAAACTGATCAAAGAAAAAAGGATACGTCCGGTCATTCTTGTCGGAATTGAAAATACGCAGCGAAGAAGAGATCTCACTGGATTTACCAGCGTTGAAGAGGATAAGAAAATCGCCGCAGTTGTAGGAGGTTCGGCAACATTCAGGGATTTTATTAAAGAGGAACTTTTTCCAGAAATCAACGGAAAATACAGAACGACGCAGGAAAAAAGCATTATCGGAGAATCTTTGGCCGGATTATTCATCATGGAAACTTTCTTCACCAGTCCGGAAATGTTCGATAATTATATTGCTATTGATCCTTCGCTGTGGTGGAACAACCACTATTTAACCTCAGCGGCTAAAGACTATTTGACGGAATTTCCTGCGGGAAGCCAACAAAAATTATGGTTTGCCAGTTCCAAAGAACAAAGCACTTCCGAATTTACCCAGCAGATTTCTCAAACTTTAAATTCGGCAAACCTCCCCAATTTAAAATGGAATTATAGCCCCGCTCCCACTGAAGAGCACAGTACAATTTTCCGCGCGGTAAAAGAAAAGGCTTTGATTTGGAGCCTGAATGGAAATTAG
- a CDS encoding acyl-CoA dehydrogenase codes for MDFNLSEEQLMIQQAARDFANTELLPGVIERDNAQKFPHEQVKKMGELGFLGMMVDPQYGGAGMDSVSYVLAMEEIAKVDASAAVVMSVNNSLVCAGLEKFCNEEQKMKYLKPLASGEVIGAFALSEPEAGSDATSQKTTAVDMGDHYILNGTKNWITNGGNATYYIVIAQTDPEKKHKGINAFIVERGWAGFEIGPKEDKLGIRGSDTHSLLFTDVKVPKENRIGEDGFGFNFAMAVLNGGRIGIASQALGIASGAYELALKYAKTRKAFRTEIINHQAIAFKLADMATQITAARMLCYKAAVEKDEGKDISEIGAMAKLYASQVAMDTTVEAVQIHGGYGYVKEYHVERMMRDAKITQIYEGTSEIQKIVISRSIAK; via the coding sequence ATGGACTTTAATTTATCTGAAGAACAGTTAATGATTCAGCAGGCTGCAAGAGACTTTGCCAATACAGAACTTTTGCCTGGCGTAATAGAAAGAGACAATGCACAGAAGTTTCCACACGAGCAGGTGAAGAAAATGGGAGAACTCGGTTTTCTGGGAATGATGGTGGATCCACAATATGGCGGAGCGGGAATGGACAGTGTTTCTTACGTTTTAGCCATGGAAGAAATAGCAAAAGTTGATGCTTCTGCAGCGGTGGTGATGTCAGTAAACAATTCTTTGGTATGCGCAGGACTGGAAAAATTCTGTAACGAAGAACAGAAAATGAAATATCTGAAACCTTTGGCAAGCGGAGAAGTAATCGGTGCTTTTGCACTTTCTGAGCCGGAAGCAGGTTCGGATGCAACTTCACAGAAAACTACAGCCGTTGATATGGGCGACCATTACATTCTGAACGGAACAAAAAACTGGATCACCAACGGGGGAAACGCAACTTATTATATTGTAATCGCACAAACTGATCCTGAGAAGAAACACAAAGGAATCAACGCTTTCATCGTGGAAAGAGGATGGGCAGGTTTCGAAATTGGGCCAAAAGAAGACAAACTCGGTATCCGCGGAAGCGATACACATTCTTTGCTCTTTACAGACGTTAAAGTTCCGAAAGAAAACAGAATCGGTGAAGACGGATTCGGATTTAATTTTGCGATGGCCGTACTGAACGGAGGAAGAATCGGGATTGCATCTCAGGCTTTAGGAATTGCTTCAGGAGCTTATGAACTTGCATTGAAATATGCAAAAACCAGAAAAGCTTTCAGAACCGAAATCATCAACCATCAGGCAATCGCATTTAAATTAGCCGATATGGCAACGCAGATTACCGCTGCAAGAATGCTTTGCTATAAAGCTGCTGTAGAGAAAGATGAAGGTAAAGACATTTCTGAAATCGGGGCAATGGCGAAACTTTACGCCTCTCAGGTAGCAATGGATACTACGGTTGAAGCAGTACAGATCCATGGTGGATACGGATACGTAAAAGAATATCACGTAGAAAGAATGATGCGTGATGCGAAAATCACCCAGATTTATGAAGGAACTTCAGAAATCCAGAAAATTGTAATTTCCCGCAGCATTGCAAAATAA
- the hisA gene encoding 1-(5-phosphoribosyl)-5-[(5-phosphoribosylamino)methylideneamino]imidazole-4-carboxamide isomerase — MRIIPAIDIIGGKCVRLTKGDYATQKIYSENPLDMAKMFEDVGVKYLHVVDLDGAKAKQIVNNKTLDLLASQTGLQIDFGGGIKTETDIKTAFECGAKQITVGSIAAQNSTLMLEWLMKYGAEKIILGADCKNRMIATNGWLESSNLDVVDFVKEFNNNGVKYSIVTDIDKDGMLSGPAFELYKEILKETKIKLIASGGITTIEDVQKLKIMGCEGAVIGKAIYEGTINLKELTELC; from the coding sequence ATGAGAATTATTCCTGCCATCGACATTATCGGTGGAAAATGTGTGAGACTGACGAAAGGCGATTATGCTACGCAGAAAATTTACAGTGAGAATCCGTTGGATATGGCGAAAATGTTTGAAGATGTGGGTGTTAAATATCTGCACGTTGTCGACCTTGATGGAGCCAAAGCCAAACAGATCGTCAACAATAAAACCCTGGATCTTCTTGCCTCGCAAACCGGTTTACAAATCGACTTCGGTGGAGGCATTAAAACTGAAACCGACATTAAAACAGCATTTGAATGTGGAGCAAAACAGATTACTGTAGGAAGTATTGCGGCACAGAATTCGACTCTGATGCTGGAATGGCTAATGAAATACGGAGCGGAGAAAATTATCCTTGGCGCCGACTGTAAAAACAGGATGATCGCGACCAATGGCTGGCTGGAAAGCAGTAATCTCGATGTGGTGGATTTCGTCAAAGAATTTAATAATAATGGAGTAAAATATAGCATCGTTACCGATATCGATAAAGACGGAATGCTTTCGGGACCGGCTTTTGAACTATATAAAGAAATACTGAAAGAGACCAAGATTAAACTTATTGCGAGCGGAGGAATTACTACGATAGAAGATGTTCAGAAATTAAAAATTATGGGCTGTGAAGGCGCAGTTATCGGTAAAGCGATTTATGAAGGCACTATCAATCTTAAAGAATTAACAGAATTATGCTGA
- the hisH gene encoding imidazole glycerol phosphate synthase subunit HisH → MIAILKYNAGNALSVENAVKRLGFETVITDDISVLKSAGKVILPGVGEAGSAMQYLKEKGLDEVIKSLTQPVLGICLGMQLLCESSEEGNAETLGVFKTKVKKFPPKDLVPHTGWNNFTSVKGKLFENVEPDENCYFVHSYYAELSEETVAVTDYILPFSAALEKDNFYATQFHPEKSAATGMQILKNFLSL, encoded by the coding sequence ATGATCGCAATATTAAAATACAATGCGGGTAACGCACTTTCCGTAGAAAATGCAGTGAAGCGTCTTGGTTTTGAAACGGTGATTACGGATGATATTTCTGTGCTGAAATCGGCTGGAAAAGTGATCCTTCCGGGAGTTGGCGAAGCCGGTTCTGCGATGCAATATCTCAAGGAAAAGGGTTTGGATGAGGTCATAAAATCCCTCACACAGCCGGTTCTTGGAATCTGCCTTGGTATGCAGCTGCTTTGTGAATCATCGGAGGAGGGCAATGCCGAAACTTTAGGAGTTTTTAAAACCAAAGTGAAGAAATTTCCGCCCAAAGACCTCGTACCGCACACGGGATGGAATAATTTTACTTCAGTGAAAGGAAAATTATTTGAAAATGTTGAGCCTGACGAAAACTGCTATTTCGTTCACAGCTATTACGCAGAACTCAGTGAAGAAACTGTAGCGGTTACTGATTACATTTTACCATTCAGTGCAGCATTAGAGAAAGACAATTTCTATGCGACCCAGTTTCACCCCGAAAAATCTGCGGCCACCGGAATGCAGATTTTAAAAAACTTTTTAAGCTTATGA
- a CDS encoding AMP-dependent synthetase/ligase encodes MTIKRIFDFAHNALEKYSQDDMFITKYHGQWEKISTKEFCNQGNKISRGLLKLGIKPGDKIALITSATRTEWAVMDLGISQIGAVSVPVYPTISPEDYDFIFNNAEVQYCFVSDRDLYDKVIQIKANVSTLKGVFTFDQIDGAPNWNEILDLGNNDATQNEVDDLSNSINSEDLATIIYTSGTTGRPKGVMLTHHNIVSNVLASDPRIPRVKGLQNSDIRILSFLPICHIFERMLFYLYQYNGYSVYFAESIEKMGDNIKEVKPHIMSVVPRLIEKVYDKIYDKGTSAGGLKSKIFLWALGVNKAKQKIGKPSGLMETIADKLVFSKWREGLGGNIITLVSGSAALQPRLNKMFQNAGIPILEGYGLTETSPVISVNSFGKIKVGTVGHVLENLDVKIQEDGEITVKGPSVFKGYFKNEEMTKEVFTEDGYFKTGDIGHIDEEGYLHITDRKKEMFKTSGGKYVAPQVIENQAKASKFIEQIMVVGDGEKMPCALIQPDFNFVQHWAERKSIKIGTTPEEIANSPELKERIGKEIDYLNTKLGSWEQIKRFELTPEIWTIDSGVLTPTLKLKRKAVKERFIKLYNKMYGHEA; translated from the coding sequence ATGACGATAAAGAGAATCTTCGATTTTGCCCACAATGCATTGGAAAAATATTCGCAGGATGATATGTTCATTACGAAATATCACGGCCAATGGGAGAAAATATCAACAAAAGAATTTTGTAACCAGGGAAATAAAATATCCCGCGGGCTTCTGAAATTAGGCATTAAGCCTGGCGATAAAATTGCGCTCATTACCAGCGCAACACGCACGGAATGGGCTGTAATGGATTTAGGAATTTCACAAATCGGAGCTGTTTCGGTACCTGTTTACCCTACAATTTCTCCGGAGGATTACGATTTTATCTTCAACAATGCTGAAGTTCAGTATTGTTTTGTGTCCGACCGTGATCTCTACGATAAAGTAATACAGATTAAAGCCAATGTATCAACATTGAAAGGCGTTTTTACCTTCGATCAGATTGATGGGGCACCAAACTGGAATGAAATTCTGGATCTTGGTAATAATGATGCCACGCAGAATGAAGTGGATGACCTTAGCAACAGCATCAATTCTGAGGATCTGGCTACCATTATTTACACTTCCGGAACTACCGGGCGACCAAAGGGCGTAATGCTTACGCACCATAATATCGTTTCCAATGTACTGGCTTCGGATCCACGAATTCCACGGGTTAAAGGTTTACAAAACAGTGATATCCGAATTTTGAGTTTCCTTCCTATCTGTCATATTTTCGAGAGAATGTTGTTCTATCTGTATCAGTACAATGGTTACTCCGTGTATTTCGCCGAAAGCATCGAAAAAATGGGCGACAATATCAAGGAAGTGAAACCGCACATTATGTCGGTAGTGCCAAGATTGATCGAGAAAGTTTATGATAAAATCTACGACAAAGGAACCAGCGCAGGCGGACTGAAATCGAAAATTTTCCTTTGGGCATTGGGCGTAAACAAAGCCAAACAGAAAATCGGTAAACCTTCGGGTCTTATGGAAACCATCGCAGACAAACTTGTTTTCTCCAAATGGAGAGAAGGTTTGGGCGGTAACATCATCACGTTAGTCTCCGGTTCCGCAGCACTGCAGCCAAGACTCAACAAAATGTTCCAAAACGCGGGAATACCCATCCTTGAAGGTTATGGATTAACCGAAACCTCGCCCGTAATTTCGGTGAACAGTTTCGGTAAAATTAAAGTCGGCACCGTGGGACATGTGCTTGAAAATCTTGATGTAAAAATTCAGGAAGACGGTGAAATCACGGTAAAAGGTCCTTCTGTGTTCAAAGGATATTTCAAGAACGAGGAAATGACCAAAGAGGTTTTCACAGAAGACGGGTATTTTAAAACCGGCGATATCGGACATATCGATGAGGAAGGTTACCTGCATATTACCGACCGTAAAAAAGAAATGTTCAAAACTTCCGGCGGAAAATATGTTGCTCCTCAGGTCATCGAAAACCAGGCAAAAGCTTCGAAATTTATTGAGCAGATCATGGTCGTGGGTGACGGCGAGAAAATGCCTTGCGCATTGATTCAGCCTGACTTCAATTTTGTACAGCACTGGGCAGAACGCAAAAGCATTAAGATCGGCACCACACCGGAAGAGATCGCCAATAGTCCGGAACTCAAGGAAAGAATAGGTAAAGAAATCGATTACCTCAACACCAAACTGGGCAGCTGGGAACAGATCAAGCGTTTTGAACTCACCCCGGAAATCTGGACCATCGACTCCGGCGTCCTGACTCCAACGCTCAAACTGAAGCGTAAAGCAGTGAAAGAACGCTTTATAAAACTCTACAATAAAATGTATGGCCACGAGGCCTAA
- a CDS encoding DUF4349 domain-containing protein codes for MKNLFIIIITAAAVISCDKSTIQQTTDNIKRADSLFTKANDGIKTLDSISKTISDSDGIAKKVIMPEIEKQKKSIDSTIKSGGWRIDSINKQIEKITKNVVVGTEVVKTLDSANNALKSGESTIKVLTQTADKILKQTKKQNSTPETPTAENRATPQEQNKPVIVPPVAERNPLVKTAKLEIQVDDLNAAKALLKQKIRENNADLVTENFSQNEGIQREYITAKVPLQNFDQLLSNLSGQLGDVKSKSTESEGKDYVASQMCDIEITLLQNENIASNPIVENQNEEDKNSFGNAFMKGFKVLGDALLFLLPFWPIFLIGALVWYFIQRNKKKKAQEEWEKQQILNQQSAAYPTQNQTSTETVQEDKPAETPDTDYSKYLPKN; via the coding sequence ATGAAGAACTTATTTATTATCATAATTACTGCGGCCGCTGTAATTTCCTGCGACAAAAGCACGATTCAGCAGACAACCGATAACATCAAAAGAGCCGACAGTCTTTTTACAAAAGCAAACGACGGAATCAAGACTTTGGATTCTATCTCAAAAACAATTTCAGATTCTGATGGCATTGCTAAAAAAGTAATCATGCCCGAAATTGAAAAACAGAAAAAATCTATCGACAGTACTATAAAGTCGGGTGGCTGGCGAATCGATTCGATTAACAAACAGATTGAAAAAATCACGAAAAATGTGGTGGTGGGAACTGAAGTTGTGAAAACTTTAGACTCCGCAAACAATGCGCTGAAAAGCGGTGAAAGCACCATAAAAGTACTTACCCAAACTGCCGATAAAATTCTGAAGCAAACCAAAAAACAAAATTCAACGCCGGAAACTCCCACTGCTGAAAACCGTGCAACTCCACAGGAACAGAATAAACCGGTTATTGTGCCGCCTGTTGCAGAAAGAAATCCTTTGGTAAAAACCGCCAAGCTTGAAATTCAGGTTGATGATCTGAATGCTGCAAAAGCGCTTCTGAAACAGAAAATCAGAGAAAACAACGCGGATCTGGTGACTGAAAATTTCAGTCAGAATGAAGGCATTCAGCGGGAATATATTACCGCGAAAGTTCCGCTTCAGAATTTTGATCAGCTGCTTTCTAATCTTTCCGGTCAGCTTGGCGATGTGAAATCGAAAAGCACGGAATCTGAAGGTAAAGATTATGTAGCCTCGCAAATGTGTGACATTGAAATCACGCTTTTACAGAACGAAAATATCGCGTCCAATCCTATTGTCGAAAATCAGAACGAAGAAGATAAGAACAGTTTCGGGAATGCTTTTATGAAAGGCTTCAAAGTGTTAGGTGACGCGTTGCTTTTTCTCCTTCCCTTCTGGCCGATATTTTTGATCGGAGCATTGGTTTGGTATTTCATCCAGAGAAATAAAAAGAAAAAAGCTCAGGAAGAATGGGAAAAACAGCAAATCCTGAATCAGCAGAGCGCTGCGTATCCAACCCAGAACCAGACTTCTACCGAAACCGTTCAGGAAGATAAACCGGCAGAAACTCCGGATACAGATTACTCTAAATATCTGCCGAAGAATTAA
- the hisIE gene encoding bifunctional phosphoribosyl-AMP cyclohydrolase/phosphoribosyl-ATP diphosphatase HisIE, protein MKPDFNKTNGLIPVIIQDEVSLQVLMLGYMNEEAFNKTINDQKVTFFSRSKNRLWTKGETSGNFLWVKDIRLDCDEDTLLILAKADGPTCHKGTVSCFNTEAKKGFLYRLEQTIQERIDGNVEDSYTNQLYRRGINKVAQKVGEEAVELVIEAKDNNAELFKNEAADLMYHFLILLKAKGFTLEEIEEVLKARER, encoded by the coding sequence ATGAAACCTGATTTTAATAAAACCAACGGCCTTATTCCCGTAATCATTCAGGATGAGGTAAGTCTGCAGGTACTGATGCTGGGTTATATGAATGAAGAAGCCTTTAATAAAACCATCAACGACCAAAAAGTAACCTTTTTCAGCCGGAGCAAAAACCGGCTTTGGACGAAAGGTGAAACCTCTGGGAATTTTCTTTGGGTAAAAGACATCAGACTTGATTGTGATGAGGACACTTTACTTATTCTCGCAAAAGCCGACGGACCAACCTGCCACAAAGGAACGGTTTCCTGTTTCAATACTGAAGCGAAAAAAGGTTTTCTCTACCGTTTGGAGCAGACCATTCAGGAAAGAATTGACGGTAATGTTGAAGATTCTTACACCAATCAACTTTACCGGAGAGGCATTAATAAAGTGGCCCAAAAAGTAGGCGAGGAAGCGGTAGAACTGGTGATCGAGGCGAAAGATAATAACGCCGAACTCTTTAAAAATGAAGCTGCCGACCTGATGTATCACTTTTTAATTCTCCTTAAGGCGAAAGGGTTTACTCTGGAAGAAATTGAAGAGGTTTTGAAGGCGCGGGAGCGGTAA